One window of the Oligoflexia bacterium genome contains the following:
- a CDS encoding HNH endonuclease: RAERQEEKVKNDAPSPDIRLKTEHSRQTETQEDIPFQRSSIPTQLKRQVIHRDKDKCQHQYYDGSICENQRFIEIHHKIPISHGGQNQIQNLITLCSGHHKAQHMNS; the protein is encoded by the coding sequence AAAGAGCTGAACGACAAGAAGAAAAGGTGAAAAATGACGCGCCTTCTCCGGATATCCGTCTCAAGACGGAACATTCCAGACAAACTGAAACTCAAGAAGATATTCCATTTCAAAGAAGCTCGATTCCCACTCAACTCAAACGTCAAGTCATTCACAGAGACAAAGATAAATGCCAGCACCAATACTATGATGGTTCAATATGTGAAAACCAAAGGTTCATAGAAATTCACCACAAGATACCAATTAGCCACGGAGGACAAAATCAAATCCAAAACCTCATCACACTCTGCTCAGGACATCACAAAGCACAGCATATGAATTCATGA